A genomic window from Micromonospora violae includes:
- a CDS encoding EcsC family protein, producing the protein MTDTPPTGGQPAAPAPQPPADLPAGPVDAPEGPPARLWDRMRDDPQYAPEHLALEAVRRLGPEAVQWAGRARAEQPGISADALADQAARKFVNLARLSGAVSGAAGLPGAVIDVGVLAWTQARMVLHIAAAYDVDPLHSDRATDLLVLQRVHKVAESARLALGVAAGRERADALFGLGGQRPLGRVMLQLGIRLAQMAGVRAAKRMVAKIVPGAAIVLGTWANSSATKDLAQRSRALYRSRGSAVPEPRQP; encoded by the coding sequence GTGACCGACACCCCGCCCACCGGCGGCCAGCCCGCCGCCCCTGCCCCGCAGCCGCCCGCCGACCTGCCGGCCGGGCCGGTGGACGCCCCCGAGGGGCCGCCCGCCCGGCTCTGGGACCGGATGCGGGACGACCCGCAGTACGCGCCGGAGCACCTTGCTCTGGAGGCGGTGCGTCGCCTCGGGCCGGAGGCCGTGCAGTGGGCCGGCCGGGCCCGCGCCGAGCAGCCCGGGATTTCCGCCGACGCCCTGGCCGACCAGGCGGCCCGTAAGTTCGTCAACCTGGCCCGGCTCTCCGGCGCGGTCTCCGGCGCGGCCGGGCTGCCCGGCGCCGTGATCGACGTGGGTGTGCTGGCCTGGACCCAGGCGCGGATGGTGCTGCACATCGCCGCCGCGTACGACGTCGACCCCCTGCACTCCGATCGGGCCACCGACCTGCTGGTGCTCCAGCGGGTCCACAAGGTCGCCGAGAGCGCCCGGCTGGCGCTCGGCGTGGCCGCCGGCCGCGAACGCGCCGACGCGCTCTTCGGCCTGGGCGGCCAGCGTCCGCTCGGGCGGGTGATGCTGCAACTCGGCATCCGACTGGCCCAGATGGCGGGTGTCCGGGCCGCCAAGCGGATGGTTGCCAAGATCGTCCCGGGTGCGGCCATCGTGCTCGGCACCTGGGCCAACTCGTCGGCCACAAAGGACCTCGCCCAGCGATCCCGGGCCCTCTACCGCTCCCGCGGCAGCGCAGTCCCGGAGCCGCGTCAGCCCTGA
- a CDS encoding GDSL-type esterase/lipase family protein, producing MPRRWVAALACLAALVALACEGGNSATPRPTTSAPPSSGPGGIAALGDSISTGFASCLVLTSCERNSWSTGDGLRVQSHYRRLLEQNPAIRDRRYNHARPGARADALAGQAQAAVRDRADYVTVLIGANDVCRGGLDAMTPVAAFRADVDRGLRVLRTGRPKARVLVVSIPDLYRLWEVGHDDARATRAWRRGICPALLADATSTAPADRARRAAVRERIDAYNAELKAACRAYGARCRHDGGALHKVRFTLDLLNPLDWFHPNASGQSRIAEVTWHSSGLAN from the coding sequence ATGCCTCGACGCTGGGTCGCCGCCCTGGCCTGTCTCGCCGCGCTGGTCGCGCTGGCCTGCGAGGGCGGCAACTCCGCGACACCCCGCCCCACCACGAGCGCCCCACCGTCGAGCGGGCCCGGCGGCATCGCCGCCCTGGGCGACTCGATCAGCACCGGCTTCGCCTCCTGCCTGGTGCTCACCTCGTGCGAGCGCAACTCCTGGTCGACCGGGGACGGGCTGCGGGTGCAGAGCCACTACCGGCGGCTGCTCGAACAGAATCCGGCGATCCGCGACCGGAGGTACAACCACGCCCGTCCCGGCGCCCGCGCGGACGCTCTTGCCGGTCAGGCCCAGGCGGCGGTACGCGACCGCGCCGACTATGTCACCGTGTTGATCGGCGCCAACGACGTCTGCCGGGGCGGGCTGGACGCGATGACCCCGGTGGCGGCGTTCCGGGCCGACGTGGACCGGGGGCTGCGGGTCCTGCGGACCGGCCGGCCGAAGGCCCGGGTGCTGGTGGTGAGCATTCCCGACCTGTACCGGCTCTGGGAGGTCGGGCACGACGACGCCCGGGCCACCCGCGCGTGGCGGCGAGGCATCTGCCCGGCCCTGCTGGCCGACGCGACCTCGACCGCACCCGCCGACCGGGCACGCCGGGCCGCCGTCCGAGAGCGGATCGACGCGTACAACGCCGAGTTGAAGGCGGCCTGCCGGGCGTACGGAGCACGCTGCCGGCACGACGGCGGGGCGTTGCACAAGGTCCGGTTCACCCTGGACCTGCTCAACCCACTGGACTGGTTCCACCCCAACGCCAGCGGCCAGAGCCGCATCGCCGAGGTGACCTGGCACTCCTCCGGCCTGGCCAACTGA
- a CDS encoding DUF6343 family protein, which translates to MTRSQPRRARGTVGHANSALNLRLTLASFGLVIMVIFAVLAFWAGIAWLGVLCAIFAVVAVVDLVVIQRRRAARRREEPGVRHSLFE; encoded by the coding sequence ATGACGAGATCGCAGCCCCGGCGCGCCCGTGGCACGGTCGGCCACGCGAACAGCGCGCTGAACCTCCGGCTCACCCTCGCCAGCTTCGGGCTGGTGATCATGGTGATCTTCGCGGTGCTGGCGTTCTGGGCCGGCATCGCCTGGCTCGGCGTACTCTGCGCGATCTTCGCTGTGGTCGCCGTGGTCGACCTGGTCGTGATCCAGCGCCGCCGCGCCGCCCGCCGCCGCGAGGAGCCGGGTGTACGACACTCGTTGTTCGAGTGA
- a CDS encoding NADP-dependent succinic semialdehyde dehydrogenase encodes MPHIATTNPATGQVLKTYEAMSTEQLDGAIERTDLAYQQLRATTVDQRARWMNAAADLLDAERNEIARIMTTEMGKTYVAAQAEVIKCATAARFYADKAPAFLADEPADAAAVKATRAFIRYQPIGVVLAVMPWNFPLWQVMRFAAPALMAGNTGLLKHASNVPQTALLLEDVFRRAGFPEGAFTTVLVGSDAVDRILSDPRVRAATLTGSEPAGRSIAQIAGRELKKTVLELGGSDPFVVMPSADVDRAAEVATTARCQNNGQSCIAAKRFIVHTDVFDAFAEKFAANMAALRVGDPMDLNTDVGPLASERGRDEVHAQVRDAVDNGATVLCGGELPGGDGWFYPPTVVTDLTPQMRMWSEEVFGPVAGLFRVSSYEEAIEVANGTNFGLGSNAWTRDPAEQERFATDLDAGNVFINGMTTSYPELPFGGVKNSGYGRELSALGMREFCNTKTVWVGEGAASAGAGAHAE; translated from the coding sequence ATGCCCCACATCGCCACCACCAACCCCGCCACCGGACAGGTGCTCAAGACCTACGAGGCGATGTCCACCGAGCAGCTCGACGGTGCCATCGAGCGCACCGACCTCGCGTACCAGCAACTGCGGGCGACGACGGTCGACCAGCGTGCCCGGTGGATGAACGCCGCGGCCGACCTGCTGGACGCCGAGCGCAACGAGATCGCCCGGATCATGACCACGGAGATGGGCAAGACGTACGTCGCGGCGCAGGCCGAGGTGATCAAGTGCGCCACGGCTGCCCGCTTCTACGCCGACAAGGCCCCCGCGTTCCTCGCCGACGAGCCGGCCGACGCCGCCGCCGTGAAGGCGACCAGGGCGTTCATCCGTTACCAGCCGATCGGTGTGGTGCTCGCGGTGATGCCGTGGAACTTCCCGCTCTGGCAGGTGATGCGCTTCGCCGCCCCGGCGCTGATGGCCGGCAACACCGGCCTGCTCAAGCACGCCTCCAACGTGCCGCAGACCGCGCTGCTGCTGGAGGACGTGTTCCGGCGGGCCGGCTTCCCCGAGGGGGCGTTCACCACCGTGCTGGTCGGCTCGGACGCTGTCGACCGCATCCTCAGCGACCCCCGGGTTCGCGCCGCGACGCTCACCGGCAGCGAGCCCGCCGGCCGGTCCATCGCTCAGATCGCCGGGCGGGAGCTGAAGAAGACAGTCCTCGAACTCGGCGGCAGCGACCCCTTCGTGGTGATGCCCTCGGCCGACGTGGACCGGGCCGCCGAGGTGGCCACCACCGCCCGCTGCCAGAACAACGGCCAGTCCTGCATCGCCGCGAAGCGGTTCATCGTGCACACCGACGTGTTCGACGCCTTCGCCGAGAAGTTCGCCGCCAACATGGCCGCGCTGCGCGTCGGTGACCCGATGGACCTGAACACCGACGTCGGGCCGCTGGCCAGCGAGCGGGGCCGCGACGAGGTGCACGCCCAGGTCCGCGACGCGGTCGACAACGGCGCCACGGTCCTCTGCGGCGGAGAGCTGCCCGGCGGTGACGGGTGGTTCTACCCGCCGACAGTGGTCACCGACCTCACCCCGCAGATGCGGATGTGGTCCGAAGAGGTGTTCGGCCCGGTCGCAGGCCTGTTCCGGGTGTCGTCGTACGAGGAGGCGATCGAGGTCGCCAACGGCACCAACTTCGGGCTCGGCTCGAACGCCTGGACCCGGGACCCGGCCGAGCAGGAGCGCTTCGCCACCGACCTGGACGCCGGCAACGTCTTCATCAACGGGATGACCACCTCCTACCCGGAGCTGCCGTTCGGTGGTGTGAAGAACTCCGGTTACGGGCGGGAGTTGTCGGCGCTGGGCATGCGGGAGTTCTGCAACACCAAGACGGTCTGGGTGGGCGAGGGCGCCGCCTCGGCCGGCGCTGGCGCGCACGCCGAGTAG
- a CDS encoding TIGR03885 family FMN-dependent LLM class oxidoreductase: protein MTSFGFHASHEQIGPRALLEAVMHAERAGFDAAMCSDHFSPWSARQGESGFAWSWLGSALQATGLPFGVVNAPGQRYHPAIIAQAIGTLGAMYPGRFWAALGTGEASNEHITGDPWPRKDVRAARLRECVDVIRALLAGEEVSHDGLVTVDRARLWTRPEQPPALVGAAVSVATARWCAEWADGLITVNAPVAHLREMIDTYRDAGGRGPLHLQVHVSWAPEQTQAEALAYDQWRSNIFAPPVCWDLETVEHFDVVSADVPTQRVADVVNISADLGRHVGWLEEYVQLGFDQIALHHVGQEQRGFIDAFGAEVLPKLRPGG, encoded by the coding sequence ATGACGTCGTTCGGGTTTCACGCCTCGCATGAGCAGATCGGTCCGCGCGCCCTGTTGGAGGCGGTGATGCACGCCGAGCGGGCCGGCTTCGACGCCGCCATGTGCTCCGACCACTTCTCCCCGTGGAGCGCCCGGCAGGGCGAATCCGGCTTCGCCTGGTCCTGGCTGGGCTCGGCGTTGCAGGCCACCGGCCTGCCGTTCGGCGTGGTCAACGCGCCCGGACAGCGCTACCACCCGGCGATCATCGCGCAGGCGATCGGCACCCTCGGCGCGATGTACCCGGGCCGGTTCTGGGCGGCCCTGGGCACCGGCGAGGCCAGCAACGAGCACATCACCGGCGACCCGTGGCCGCGCAAGGACGTCCGCGCCGCCCGGCTGCGCGAGTGCGTGGACGTGATCCGGGCCCTGCTGGCCGGCGAGGAGGTCAGCCACGACGGCCTGGTCACGGTGGACCGCGCCCGGCTGTGGACCCGCCCCGAGCAGCCACCCGCGCTGGTCGGCGCCGCCGTCAGCGTCGCCACCGCCCGCTGGTGCGCCGAATGGGCGGACGGGCTGATCACCGTGAACGCCCCGGTGGCCCACCTGCGCGAGATGATCGACACGTACCGGGACGCGGGCGGGCGTGGGCCGCTGCACCTACAGGTGCACGTCTCCTGGGCGCCGGAGCAGACGCAGGCCGAGGCGCTCGCGTACGACCAGTGGCGCAGCAACATCTTCGCCCCGCCGGTCTGCTGGGACCTGGAGACCGTCGAACACTTCGACGTGGTCTCCGCCGACGTGCCAACGCAGCGGGTCGCCGACGTGGTGAACATCTCGGCGGACCTGGGCCGGCACGTCGGCTGGCTGGAGGAGTACGTGCAACTCGGCTTCGACCAGATCGCCCTGCACCACGTCGGGCAGGAGCAGCGCGGCTTCATCGACGCGTTCGGCGCGGAGGTGCTGCCCAAGCTGCGCCCGGGCGGCTGA
- a CDS encoding Na+/H+ antiporter, translated as MESLFPVVVFLAIATLGAALARRLGLLAPIVLVVLGLALSFVPGFPQVELDPELVLVGILPPLLYVAALETSVPAFKNNIRPILLLAVGLVLFTAFVVGLVLHLLMPQLPFAICLALGAVVAPPDAVAATAVARRVGLPRRVVTILEGESLVNDATALVLLRVATLATVGQAIDGADIAVEVLRSTGGGILIGALGAMVFGFLHKRITDPLLDNALSLIIPFAVVFTAEHLHASGVVAVVVTGLVLGHKLPHLLSAASRLQTGAFWRLVRFLLEGLVFLLVGLQLREVLRELDEPIGSLILITFAVLATVFLTRFIWLFPATYLARLVPQVRRRDPRPSPKFPIIIGWAGMRGVVTLAAALALPLALADDEAYPRPLFIWLAFAVIVFTLVGQGATLPLVARRLKLPQDDPVQDALSAAAVQQQASKAAQDRLDELADSAPEAVVARLRRAVDDRTNMAWERLGGDERETPSQAYGRLRQEMIDVERDVFRAARDSGRIPEEVLVRAYRDLDLEESLLREVEK; from the coding sequence ATGGAAAGCCTGTTTCCGGTCGTCGTCTTCCTGGCGATCGCCACCCTGGGTGCCGCGTTGGCCCGCCGGCTCGGTCTGCTCGCGCCGATCGTGCTCGTGGTCCTCGGCCTGGCGCTCTCGTTCGTTCCGGGCTTCCCGCAGGTGGAGCTCGACCCGGAGTTGGTGTTGGTCGGCATCCTGCCGCCGCTGCTCTATGTGGCGGCGCTGGAGACCTCGGTACCGGCGTTCAAGAACAACATCCGGCCGATCCTGCTGCTCGCGGTCGGCCTGGTGTTGTTCACCGCGTTCGTGGTCGGGTTGGTGCTGCACCTGCTGATGCCGCAACTGCCGTTCGCGATCTGTCTGGCCCTCGGCGCGGTGGTCGCCCCACCGGACGCCGTCGCCGCCACGGCCGTCGCCCGCCGGGTCGGGCTGCCGCGGCGGGTCGTCACGATCCTGGAGGGCGAGAGCCTGGTCAACGACGCGACCGCGCTGGTGCTGCTGCGGGTCGCGACGCTCGCGACGGTCGGCCAGGCGATCGACGGCGCCGACATCGCCGTCGAGGTGCTGCGCTCCACCGGCGGCGGCATCCTGATCGGGGCGCTCGGGGCGATGGTGTTCGGCTTCCTGCACAAGCGGATCACCGACCCGCTGCTGGACAACGCGCTCTCGCTGATCATCCCGTTCGCGGTGGTGTTCACCGCCGAACACCTGCACGCCTCCGGTGTGGTCGCGGTGGTCGTCACCGGTCTGGTCCTCGGGCACAAGCTGCCCCACCTGCTGTCCGCGGCGTCCCGACTGCAGACCGGCGCGTTCTGGCGGCTGGTCCGTTTCCTGCTGGAAGGCCTGGTCTTCCTGCTGGTCGGGCTCCAACTGCGGGAGGTGCTGCGCGAACTCGACGAGCCGATCGGTTCGCTCATCCTGATCACCTTCGCGGTGCTCGCCACCGTCTTCCTGACCCGCTTCATCTGGCTCTTCCCGGCCACCTACCTGGCCCGGCTGGTCCCCCAGGTCCGTCGCCGTGACCCCCGACCGTCACCGAAGTTCCCGATCATCATCGGTTGGGCCGGCATGCGGGGAGTGGTCACCCTGGCCGCCGCGCTGGCCCTGCCACTGGCCCTGGCCGACGACGAGGCGTACCCCCGGCCGTTGTTCATCTGGTTGGCCTTCGCCGTGATCGTTTTCACCCTGGTCGGCCAGGGCGCCACCCTGCCGCTGGTCGCCCGCCGGCTGAAACTGCCGCAGGACGACCCGGTGCAGGACGCGCTCTCCGCGGCCGCGGTGCAGCAGCAGGCCAGCAAGGCCGCCCAGGACCGCCTCGACGAACTGGCCGACAGCGCCCCGGAGGCGGTGGTGGCCCGACTGCGCCGAGCGGTCGACGACCGGACCAACATGGCCTGGGAACGACTCGGCGGCGACGAGCGGGAGACCCCGTCACAGGCGTACGGTCGGCTGCGACAGGAGATGATCGACGTCGAGCGGGACGTGTTCCGGGCTGCCCGGGACTCCGGTCGGATCCCTGAGGAGGTTCTGGTGCGGGCCTACCGTGACCTGGACCTGGAAGAGTCATTGCTGCGAGAGGTAGAGAAGTGA
- a CDS encoding UBP-type zinc finger domain-containing protein has protein sequence MSCQHLTEAGTAEPRTPDQCADCVATGDTYWVHLRTCLSCGQVGCCDSSPNQHASKHFASTGHPVIRSAQPGEAWRWCFVDEEIG, from the coding sequence GTGAGCTGTCAGCACCTGACCGAGGCCGGCACCGCGGAGCCGCGCACCCCCGACCAGTGCGCGGACTGCGTCGCCACCGGCGACACCTACTGGGTGCACCTGCGCACCTGCCTGAGCTGCGGGCAGGTCGGCTGCTGTGACTCGTCACCGAACCAGCACGCGAGCAAGCACTTCGCGTCCACCGGCCACCCGGTGATCCGCTCCGCCCAGCCGGGCGAGGCCTGGCGCTGGTGCTTCGTCGACGAGGAGATCGGCTGA
- a CDS encoding MFS transporter: MGNTAEVRGRWRSLSPLPPPGRLRTLSLATLANTVGTGLWVTGAALFLTRAVGLTPTQVGLGLTLAGLVGLTASVPLGGLADRRDPRSLRAVLQLAQAAVAATYLLVDSFPVFLLVATLDALLICGNLAVRGALVAAVGGPEGRVHAFATLRAVANLGVALGAGLAAFALVADTGWAYRLLVLGNVATYLVSAALIMRLPAYPPSRRPQRQGPGRALRDGPFLAVAGASAVLSVHHVALTLVLPLWVVAHTDAPPVTVSALLLVNTLLTVLLAVRLSGSARHALPAATTMRRAGLVLAAGMLLWAASAVVPTTAAIGLLLGATVIYTMGDLWHAGAGAALAYDLAAPDALGAYQGVDGLLAGLVRAAGPALLTWLIIDGGPIGWLALAGLFALTGLAVPPLTRRALGSRSPHLG; encoded by the coding sequence GTGGGCAACACGGCAGAGGTTCGCGGCCGTTGGCGGTCGCTGTCGCCACTACCGCCGCCCGGTCGGTTGCGCACCCTGTCGCTGGCCACCCTCGCCAACACGGTCGGCACCGGCCTCTGGGTGACGGGTGCGGCGCTCTTCCTCACCCGTGCGGTGGGTCTGACCCCGACCCAGGTGGGGCTCGGGCTCACTCTCGCCGGCCTGGTCGGGCTCACTGCCAGCGTGCCGCTCGGCGGGCTCGCCGACCGACGTGACCCCCGGAGCCTGCGTGCCGTCCTGCAACTGGCCCAGGCCGCCGTCGCCGCCACCTACCTACTGGTCGACTCTTTCCCGGTCTTTCTGCTGGTGGCCACACTGGACGCTCTGCTGATCTGCGGCAACCTGGCGGTCCGGGGCGCGCTGGTCGCCGCTGTGGGCGGGCCCGAGGGCCGGGTGCACGCCTTCGCCACCCTGCGCGCGGTGGCCAACCTGGGCGTGGCGCTCGGCGCGGGGCTCGCCGCGTTCGCGCTGGTGGCGGACACGGGGTGGGCGTACCGGCTACTGGTGCTCGGCAACGTCGCCACCTACCTGGTCTCAGCGGCGCTGATCATGCGGCTCCCGGCGTACCCGCCGTCCCGGCGGCCCCAGCGGCAGGGACCCGGCCGGGCGCTACGCGACGGGCCGTTCCTCGCGGTCGCCGGAGCGTCGGCGGTGCTCTCCGTACACCACGTGGCGTTGACGCTGGTGCTGCCGCTGTGGGTGGTGGCGCACACCGATGCGCCGCCGGTGACGGTCTCCGCCCTCCTGCTGGTCAACACGTTACTCACCGTGCTGCTCGCCGTACGGCTCAGCGGGAGCGCCAGGCACGCGCTGCCGGCGGCGACCACGATGCGCCGGGCGGGGCTGGTGCTCGCGGCCGGGATGCTGCTCTGGGCCGCGAGTGCGGTTGTGCCCACCACGGCGGCGATCGGCCTGTTGCTGGGCGCAACGGTGATCTACACCATGGGCGACCTCTGGCACGCCGGGGCCGGGGCGGCGCTGGCCTACGACCTCGCCGCCCCGGACGCCCTCGGCGCCTACCAGGGGGTCGACGGACTGCTCGCCGGGCTGGTCCGCGCGGCCGGCCCCGCTCTGCTGACCTGGTTGATCATCGACGGCGGCCCGATCGGCTGGCTCGCGCTGGCGGGGCTGTTCGCACTCACCGGCCTCGCCGTGCCGCCACTCACCCGACGCGCCCTGGGCAGCCGGTCACCACACCTGGGCTGA
- a CDS encoding HNH endonuclease signature motif containing protein has translation MLEELTQAEAAIVDCLDASVWSLPEPDLVAALDAAHRLEQRLAAVKLALVRELDGRGTATAQGASSTAVWLRDRLRLPVGAARRLVELAATLDAAPAGVRDALAAGSADADQVRVIADTVQTVHGTAGTQAADKAVGVLVDWATQFDATQLRKLGTRILDHVAPEVADAAAEAALRAQESRTGRDRHVTISEQPDGRLRLTGILDTETAAALRAAIDPLSAPTGPDDTRTPGQRRHDALTDVCRLALRTGELPENGGDPAQIVVTTSFDGLTRQLGSGALDVGQHLSAETVRRLACDAAILPTILSGAGQPLDVGRQRRLITGPLRRALVLRDKGCAFPGCDRPPRWCDAHHIHHWANGGTTSLNNAVLLCGHHHRHLHHSDWAVRLGRDSHPEFIPPAWLDPDQLPRRNHYHRRT, from the coding sequence ATGTTGGAGGAGTTGACGCAGGCGGAGGCGGCAATCGTCGACTGCCTCGACGCGTCGGTGTGGTCTCTTCCAGAGCCTGACCTCGTCGCAGCGCTCGATGCCGCGCACCGGCTCGAGCAACGCCTGGCCGCGGTCAAGTTGGCTCTCGTCCGGGAGCTGGACGGCCGAGGCACCGCCACCGCACAGGGCGCGTCCTCCACGGCGGTCTGGCTGCGGGACCGGCTTCGCCTCCCGGTCGGTGCCGCCCGCCGTCTGGTCGAGCTGGCCGCCACCCTCGACGCCGCCCCCGCCGGAGTGCGGGACGCGTTGGCCGCTGGATCGGCCGACGCGGACCAGGTCCGGGTCATCGCCGACACGGTCCAGACCGTCCACGGCACCGCCGGCACGCAGGCCGCCGACAAGGCCGTCGGCGTCCTCGTCGACTGGGCGACACAGTTCGACGCCACCCAGCTACGCAAGCTCGGCACCCGCATCCTCGACCACGTCGCCCCGGAGGTCGCCGACGCCGCCGCCGAAGCCGCGCTACGAGCCCAAGAGTCACGCACCGGCCGCGACCGGCACGTCACCATCAGCGAGCAGCCTGACGGCCGGCTACGCCTCACCGGCATCCTCGACACCGAAACGGCCGCCGCGCTCCGCGCCGCCATCGACCCGCTCAGCGCACCCACCGGGCCCGACGACACCCGCACCCCCGGACAACGCCGCCACGACGCCCTCACCGACGTGTGCCGGCTCGCCCTACGCACCGGCGAGCTGCCCGAGAACGGCGGCGACCCCGCCCAAATCGTCGTCACCACCAGCTTCGACGGGTTGACCCGACAGTTGGGCAGCGGCGCTCTCGACGTCGGCCAGCACCTCAGCGCCGAGACGGTGCGCCGCCTCGCCTGCGACGCCGCCATCCTCCCCACCATCCTCAGCGGTGCCGGCCAACCACTCGACGTCGGCCGACAACGCCGCCTCATCACCGGCCCACTACGCCGCGCCCTGGTGCTCCGCGACAAGGGTTGCGCCTTCCCCGGCTGCGACCGACCACCCCGCTGGTGCGACGCCCACCACATCCACCACTGGGCCAACGGCGGCACCACCAGCCTCAACAACGCCGTCCTGCTCTGCGGCCACCACCACCGACACCTCCACCACAGCGACTGGGCCGTCCGACTCGGCCGGGACAGCCACCCCGAGTTCATCCCACCCGCCTGGCTCGACCCCGACCAGCTCCCCCGCCGCAACCACTACCACCGGCGGACGTGA
- a CDS encoding HAD family hydrolase yields the protein MISTVFFDVGGTILDESREFADWADWLDVPRHTFSAVFGAVIARGLDYQEAFRVFRPDFDLATELARREAAGRTESFGEEDLYPDARECLASLKDQGLFVGLAGNQPAHAEATLRELDLPVDVIGTSHGWGVAKPAPAFFARVVDAGGGVASTILYVGDRPDNDVRPALEAGMKTCLIRRGPWGHILDPATVAERCLFRIDSLDELPGLVAKHNAAGG from the coding sequence ATGATCAGCACGGTCTTCTTCGATGTTGGCGGCACCATTCTCGACGAGTCCCGCGAGTTCGCCGACTGGGCCGACTGGCTCGACGTGCCCCGGCACACGTTCTCGGCGGTCTTCGGCGCGGTGATCGCCAGGGGTCTGGACTATCAGGAGGCGTTCCGGGTCTTCCGGCCCGACTTCGATCTCGCCACGGAGTTGGCCCGTCGGGAGGCCGCCGGCCGGACGGAGTCGTTCGGCGAGGAAGACCTGTACCCGGACGCGCGTGAGTGCCTGGCGTCCTTGAAGGACCAGGGCCTGTTCGTCGGCCTGGCCGGCAACCAGCCGGCTCACGCGGAGGCGACCCTGCGCGAACTCGACCTTCCCGTGGACGTGATCGGCACGTCGCACGGGTGGGGCGTGGCGAAGCCGGCACCGGCGTTCTTCGCGCGGGTCGTCGACGCGGGTGGCGGTGTCGCGTCGACGATCCTGTACGTCGGCGACCGACCCGACAACGACGTGCGCCCGGCCCTGGAGGCCGGCATGAAGACGTGCCTGATCCGGCGGGGCCCGTGGGGGCACATCCTCGACCCCGCCACCGTGGCCGAGCGGTGCCTGTTCCGGATCGACTCGCTGGACGAACTTCCCGGTCTGGTCGCGAAGCACAACGCGGCCGGCGGTTGA